In Candidatus Epulonipiscium viviparus, one DNA window encodes the following:
- a CDS encoding family 10 glycosylhydrolase — translation MNKKFIAWILGGSIVTAAVILLLVPKELPSMKFIPNKNSLNKKNPITPLRPQNEEVRAVWISSIWGLDFPYNSINRNNPAAQQAEFISYLDELQEIGFNTVMVQVRPSADALYKSAINPWAAILTGTQGQDPGYDPLAFMIDQTHKRGMKLHAWINPYRVTTAGKGIDTLVATHPARLNPDMLITHKNALYYNPELDEVKSHIEETVKEIVTNYSVDGIHMDDYFYPAWYPLPAGEDGNGKTATTRRNHVNDMVKRIHTAIKQIKPNVEFGISPIGIWKDSITDITGSETSAGWNSYYAVYADTRAWIQNEWIDYVVPQIYWEIDNPVASYEVLVKWWAEEVKNTNVDLYIGQGIYKDAVAEEITTQILLNDLYPEIKGSVFFAISDIIRKNTGNVRGQLEALFGTDDPNKPLNLFIDTAKIVPSAEPYLLNGTMLVPLQDVAGALKLSIIFDSDTQLTITQGKTKAQLEIGKNIAFVNGVLQQLAAPVEKVNDTIMVPVYFLRDYLHATVTWAPNTLTISLNHDTLAKKTAPISIITQ, via the coding sequence ATGAACAAAAAATTTATAGCTTGGATTTTAGGCGGGTCTATAGTGACGGCCGCAGTGATATTGCTGTTGGTACCCAAAGAGCTGCCCAGTATGAAATTTATTCCGAACAAAAATTCGCTCAACAAGAAGAATCCGATAACGCCATTGCGTCCACAGAACGAAGAGGTAAGAGCCGTGTGGATTTCCAGTATTTGGGGATTAGATTTTCCGTATAATTCTATAAATCGAAATAACCCCGCAGCGCAACAAGCTGAGTTTATCTCATATTTAGATGAGCTTCAAGAAATTGGATTTAACACTGTTATGGTTCAGGTTCGCCCCAGCGCTGACGCATTATACAAATCTGCGATAAACCCATGGGCAGCAATACTTACGGGTACCCAAGGGCAAGATCCCGGATATGACCCGCTTGCGTTTATGATAGATCAGACACATAAGCGGGGTATGAAACTTCATGCCTGGATTAATCCGTATCGCGTCACTACCGCAGGCAAGGGGATAGACACTTTGGTCGCAACGCATCCCGCAAGATTAAATCCCGATATGTTGATCACTCACAAAAATGCGTTATACTACAACCCAGAACTCGATGAAGTAAAATCGCATATCGAAGAAACTGTAAAAGAAATTGTAACAAATTATTCTGTCGATGGCATTCACATGGACGATTACTTTTACCCCGCTTGGTATCCATTACCTGCAGGTGAAGATGGCAACGGCAAAACTGCAACTACCCGACGCAACCATGTAAACGATATGGTTAAACGCATTCACACTGCAATCAAACAGATCAAGCCGAATGTCGAGTTTGGAATCAGCCCCATTGGGATTTGGAAAGACTCTATTACAGATATTACAGGATCCGAAACCTCTGCAGGCTGGAATTCGTATTACGCCGTATATGCAGACACAAGAGCCTGGATCCAAAACGAATGGATTGATTATGTAGTTCCTCAAATTTATTGGGAAATAGACAATCCCGTCGCTAGCTACGAAGTGCTAGTTAAGTGGTGGGCTGAGGAGGTCAAAAATACCAATGTTGATTTGTATATTGGGCAAGGGATATACAAAGATGCCGTGGCGGAGGAGATCACCACCCAAATTCTTCTCAATGATCTATACCCAGAAATCAAAGGAAGCGTATTCTTTGCGATCAGCGATATCATTAGAAAAAATACTGGCAATGTACGAGGGCAACTAGAAGCGCTCTTTGGCACTGACGACCCCAATAAGCCTCTAAATTTGTTTATTGATACAGCAAAAATAGTGCCTTCTGCAGAACCATACTTGCTTAATGGCACCATGCTTGTACCTCTCCAAGACGTTGCCGGTGCGCTCAAGCTCTCCATAATATTTGATTCGGATACGCAACTAACAATTACGCAAGGAAAAACTAAAGCTCAGCTAGAAATCGGTAAAAATATAGCGTTCGTCAATGGAGTTTTACAGCAATTAGCCGCTCCGGTCGAGAAGGTTAACGATACCATAATGGTTCCCGTATATTTCTTGAGAGACTATTTACATGCAACTGTAACGTGGGCACCAAACACTCTCACTATTAGTCTAAACCACGACACACTCGCAAAGAAAACCGCTCCAATTTCTATCATAACTCAGTAA
- the msrA gene encoding peptide-methionine (S)-S-oxide reductase MsrA gives MKKIYLAGGCFWGLEKFLNFIDGVTATTVGFANGNVESPTYKEVCTDATGFVEAVEVEYDPDKIDLEFLLQTFFAAIDPTSLNKQGNDEGTQYRTGVYYVDPADEPVVAAALAELQDKYATPVVVENLPLQNYYLAEEYHQKYLEKNPGGHCHISPQLLELAKNAKFAK, from the coding sequence ATGAAAAAAATTTATCTCGCTGGAGGCTGCTTTTGGGGACTCGAAAAATTTCTAAACTTTATTGACGGTGTAACAGCAACTACCGTGGGATTCGCCAATGGTAACGTTGAATCTCCAACATATAAAGAAGTTTGTACAGACGCGACTGGGTTTGTCGAAGCGGTAGAAGTAGAGTATGATCCAGATAAAATCGATCTCGAATTTTTGCTACAAACTTTCTTTGCCGCAATAGACCCAACCAGCCTTAATAAACAGGGCAACGACGAGGGAACGCAATATAGAACAGGGGTATACTATGTCGATCCAGCCGATGAGCCAGTCGTTGCAGCTGCCTTAGCAGAATTACAAGACAAGTACGCTACCCCAGTGGTAGTCGAAAACTTGCCCCTACAAAATTATTATTTGGCAGAAGAATATCACCAAAAATATCTTGAAAAAAATCCTGGTGGACATTGCCATATAAGTCCGCAACTACTCGAGCTTGCAAAAAATGCTAAATTTGCTAAATGA
- a CDS encoding uroporphyrinogen decarboxylase family protein yields MNSMERIVATLEHKKADRVPVYPLVNSVSRQTLGINYEEWTKDWKKCADAIIKTTEELDLDCISTLVDLSVEAADFGQELLYFEDKAACPNHNNRLLQDVEDYATLKAVDPRKTPRMSEHIEMAKYLVEQKGKDVPIVGFVFGPLGILSMLRGQEDLFIELITDSEEIHPALIEITKTLKEFCGALIDVGVNAIMFDTLYASASIMSEAMWEEFEGGYIQELSEYVRSRGCLVMLHNCGQSAYFEAQINRMHPALISFLHIPFGCSSYEETKEKFGDQVVLMGAIDPGWLMTATDEQVCEKSKEMIDIFGKDGGFVLATGCEYPACLNFDKAKAMVETAKTYGKY; encoded by the coding sequence ATGAACTCTATGGAAAGAATTGTTGCGACATTGGAACATAAAAAAGCAGACCGTGTACCAGTTTATCCATTGGTAAATAGTGTATCGCGGCAGACTTTGGGAATTAATTATGAAGAGTGGACCAAAGATTGGAAAAAATGTGCAGATGCTATTATAAAAACTACCGAAGAACTAGATCTAGATTGCATTAGTACATTGGTGGATTTATCTGTAGAAGCGGCAGATTTTGGCCAAGAATTACTGTATTTTGAAGATAAGGCTGCTTGCCCAAATCATAATAATAGATTGCTCCAAGATGTTGAAGATTACGCAACACTTAAGGCTGTGGATCCGCGCAAAACTCCTAGAATGAGTGAGCATATCGAGATGGCAAAGTATTTGGTTGAGCAAAAGGGCAAGGATGTTCCGATTGTAGGATTTGTCTTTGGTCCGCTCGGAATACTGAGTATGTTGCGTGGGCAAGAAGATTTGTTTATAGAGTTGATAACCGATTCAGAAGAAATTCATCCCGCATTAATTGAGATCACCAAAACGCTCAAGGAATTTTGTGGCGCACTCATTGATGTTGGCGTAAATGCTATTATGTTTGACACGCTTTATGCTTCTGCATCTATTATGAGCGAGGCTATGTGGGAAGAGTTTGAAGGTGGGTATATTCAAGAACTTTCAGAATACGTTAGAAGCCGAGGCTGCTTAGTGATGTTGCATAACTGCGGGCAGAGTGCTTATTTCGAAGCGCAAATTAATCGAATGCACCCAGCGTTAATTTCATTTTTGCACATTCCTTTTGGATGCTCATCTTACGAAGAAACAAAAGAGAAATTTGGTGACCAAGTCGTGCTGATGGGTGCAATTGATCCGGGATGGCTTATGACCGCAACCGATGAGCAAGTTTGTGAAAAATCTAAAGAAATGATCGATATATTTGGCAAGGATGGTGGCTTTGTATTGGCTACTGGATGCGAATATCCGGCGTGCCTTAATTTTGATAAAGCAAAAGCGATGGTAGAGACAGCAAAAACGTATGGTAAATATTAA
- a CDS encoding alpha-L-fucosidase: MDVLELKERLLEIDKVIAAGDHKDNWRSLIKHKVPDWYRDAKFGIFIHWGVYAVPAFKNEWYPNFMYRNFGGASGVYAHHREVYGKDFEYRDFVPMFKAEKFNADEWAELFKQAGAKFVMPVAEHCDGFQMYDSELSDWCASKKGPMKDTLGLLKSAVEKRDMTLCASSHRMEHYWFMGWMREMEENPVTTEFPYGDMYWPSHKDLFDLDDGEQTRTHGAVNLVNMDELFMQDWLVRCCEIVDKYQPKIMYFDWWIQVAPMKPYLKKFAAYYYNRANEWGEEVTINYKNDAFAHTSAVKDIERGQLSGISPYFWQNDTSVARNSWCYTVGNEYKPPSEVIATLVDVVAKNGSLLLNIGPKADGTIPDEDAHILREVGKWLAVNGEAIYGSYPWRKFGEGPTVTEEGHFSDMKYKGYTTSDFRFTCNDTNMYIFAMKWPADGIVQIKTLGAVQRGNQFNAVIKNVSILGQDECSYRLCDEHLTVIGPKIKTDSPVVIKLELD, translated from the coding sequence ATGGATGTATTAGAATTGAAAGAACGCTTGTTAGAAATCGATAAGGTTATTGCAGCTGGAGATCATAAGGATAACTGGAGAAGTCTTATAAAGCACAAAGTACCAGATTGGTATAGAGATGCAAAATTTGGAATATTTATCCATTGGGGAGTTTATGCTGTTCCTGCGTTTAAAAATGAATGGTATCCGAATTTTATGTATCGCAATTTTGGAGGTGCCAGCGGCGTCTATGCGCACCATAGAGAAGTGTATGGTAAAGATTTTGAGTATCGTGATTTTGTACCAATGTTTAAGGCCGAAAAATTTAATGCCGATGAATGGGCAGAGTTATTTAAACAAGCGGGAGCAAAGTTTGTAATGCCTGTTGCCGAGCATTGTGATGGATTTCAGATGTATGACAGTGAGCTTTCAGATTGGTGTGCCAGCAAGAAGGGACCAATGAAGGATACTCTTGGCTTGCTAAAGAGTGCGGTAGAGAAACGGGATATGACCTTGTGTGCGTCGTCGCATCGAATGGAGCACTACTGGTTTATGGGCTGGATGCGCGAAATGGAAGAAAATCCTGTTACCACTGAGTTTCCGTATGGCGATATGTATTGGCCTTCCCACAAAGATTTGTTTGACTTAGATGATGGTGAACAAACTCGTACGCACGGTGCGGTAAATTTGGTGAATATGGATGAGCTATTCATGCAAGACTGGTTGGTTAGATGTTGCGAAATAGTAGATAAGTATCAGCCGAAAATAATGTATTTCGATTGGTGGATACAAGTGGCACCGATGAAGCCGTATCTCAAGAAATTTGCTGCATACTATTATAACAGAGCAAATGAGTGGGGAGAAGAAGTTACGATCAACTATAAAAACGATGCCTTTGCACATACTTCTGCTGTAAAAGATATCGAACGAGGTCAGCTTAGCGGAATCTCGCCATACTTTTGGCAAAACGATACGTCTGTTGCGCGAAATTCGTGGTGTTATACAGTGGGCAATGAATACAAACCACCTAGCGAAGTCATTGCCACTCTGGTAGATGTTGTCGCAAAGAACGGCTCATTGCTTCTTAATATTGGACCTAAGGCAGACGGAACAATTCCAGACGAAGACGCGCATATCCTTCGAGAGGTTGGAAAGTGGCTTGCAGTTAATGGGGAAGCTATTTATGGTTCGTATCCTTGGAGAAAGTTTGGTGAAGGACCGACCGTAACAGAAGAAGGACATTTTAGTGACATGAAATATAAAGGCTACACAACATCCGATTTCCGTTTTACGTGTAATGATACGAATATGTATATTTTTGCCATGAAATGGCCTGCAGATGGAATAGTTCAGATCAAAACTCTTGGTGCAGTACAAAGAGGCAACCAGTTTAATGCTGTTATCAAGAATGTTTCGATTTTGGGTCAGGATGAATGTTCGTATAGATTGTGCGATGAGCATCTAACAGTTATTGGTCCAAAAATTAAAACTGATTCTCCGGTAGTAATTAAATTAGAACTCGATTAA
- a CDS encoding argininosuccinate synthase, translated as MKEKVVLAFSGGLDTSVIVPWLRENYDYDVIAVCINVGQDKELTGLEDRAKAMGVAKLYIEDVKEEFAKDYIFPMLKSGAIYESRYYLGTSIARPLIAKVLVEIAIKENAVAICHGCTGKGNDQVRFELAIKSLAPHIQIIAPWRIWDITSRDQEIEYLQQRNLPVPMKKEESYSRDLNLWHISHEGLDLENPENAPNYDTLLKLGTYPEKAPENAETITITFEKGEPTHLNDQALSPAKLIEELNKLGGKHGIGIEDIVENRVVGMKSRGVYETPGGKILYYAHEMIEHLTLDRETYQYKQQVALEYSRLIYDGKWFTPLRDALAAFVDSTQRFVSGKVTLKLYKGNIISQGAASKYSLYSEDLASFTTGDLYNHHDADGFITLFGLPSKVRALMHQKNEGK; from the coding sequence ATGAAAGAAAAAGTTGTATTAGCATTTTCGGGTGGATTAGACACATCAGTTATTGTTCCGTGGCTTCGAGAAAACTACGATTATGATGTTATCGCCGTATGTATTAATGTAGGTCAGGACAAAGAACTTACTGGGCTTGAAGACAGAGCAAAAGCAATGGGTGTCGCAAAGTTGTATATAGAAGACGTAAAGGAAGAATTTGCCAAAGATTACATTTTTCCTATGCTAAAATCCGGAGCCATATATGAGTCTCGTTATTATCTAGGCACATCTATCGCGCGACCACTAATAGCAAAAGTGTTAGTTGAGATTGCTATCAAAGAAAATGCTGTTGCTATCTGTCATGGTTGTACAGGCAAAGGAAATGATCAGGTGCGCTTCGAACTTGCTATAAAATCGCTGGCTCCGCATATACAAATCATTGCTCCATGGCGAATTTGGGATATTACTTCACGCGATCAGGAAATCGAGTATTTGCAACAAAGAAATCTGCCAGTGCCCATGAAAAAAGAGGAAAGCTATAGTCGTGATCTAAATCTATGGCATATTTCGCATGAGGGATTGGATTTAGAAAACCCTGAGAATGCGCCAAATTATGATACCCTCTTAAAGTTGGGAACTTATCCTGAAAAAGCTCCAGAAAATGCAGAGACGATTACGATTACCTTCGAAAAAGGTGAGCCTACGCATCTAAACGACCAAGCTTTGTCTCCTGCCAAACTTATAGAAGAGCTTAATAAACTTGGCGGAAAGCATGGTATTGGAATCGAGGATATCGTAGAAAATAGAGTGGTTGGCATGAAGTCTAGAGGCGTATATGAAACTCCGGGAGGCAAGATTTTGTATTATGCGCATGAGATGATAGAGCATCTAACGCTAGATCGTGAAACTTATCAGTATAAGCAGCAGGTGGCGCTTGAATATTCACGGTTGATATATGATGGAAAATGGTTTACACCGCTTCGTGACGCCCTCGCTGCTTTTGTAGATAGCACCCAAAGGTTTGTGTCCGGAAAAGTGACTTTAAAACTATATAAAGGAAATATTATTTCTCAGGGTGCAGCATCTAAGTATTCGTTATATAGCGAAGATTTAGCAAGCTTTACAACCGGAGACTTATATAATCATCACGATGCCGATGGATTTATTACGCTATTTGGGTTGCCATCAAAAGTACGTGCGTTAATGCATCAAAAGAATGAGGGCAAATAG
- the argH gene encoding argininosuccinate lyase has protein sequence MKLWDGRFTKPTDSMTDHFNSSLSFDYRMYQQDIAGSIAHVKMLGKQGIITPQESEQIQQGLEKLLLDIKMGKVSLAQKSEDIHMLLETLLTERIGDVGKKLHTGRSRNDQVAVDMRLYLKDEILEIKQLILDLLQTIYDMAKQHKDTFMPGYTHLQRAQPISFAHHLLAYFEMFKRDYKRFEFAREMADSMPLGSGALATTTYPLDRNYTAQLLGFKEVCQNSLDGVSDRDFCLDFLYACANMAMHLSRFSEELIIFNSHEFKFIELDDAYSTGSSIMPQKKNPDIAELVRGKSGRVYGNLVALLTTLKGLPLAYNKDMQEDKEAVFDSLDTVKMALPIFTKMLSTITVNKDQMYDAAAGGFTNATDAADYLVKKGVAFRDAHHIIGKLVLICTNSGYTLETLPLSEYQKISEIFDNDIYDAIAIKTCVLDRNVLGGPAPEAVSTHLKLACEMLATERGISPVEN, from the coding sequence ATGAAACTATGGGATGGAAGGTTTACAAAGCCGACGGATTCTATGACCGACCATTTTAATTCGTCGCTATCGTTTGATTATCGAATGTATCAGCAAGATATCGCCGGGAGCATAGCTCATGTGAAGATGCTGGGCAAGCAGGGGATCATTACGCCTCAAGAGAGTGAGCAGATACAACAAGGGCTGGAGAAGCTACTACTTGACATAAAGATGGGAAAAGTAAGTCTTGCGCAAAAGAGCGAAGATATTCATATGCTACTGGAGACGTTGCTAACCGAGCGCATTGGTGATGTGGGCAAAAAGCTGCATACTGGGCGCAGTCGCAATGATCAAGTGGCGGTGGATATGAGGTTGTATCTAAAAGACGAAATTCTGGAAATAAAGCAACTGATTTTGGATCTGCTGCAAACAATTTATGATATGGCAAAACAGCATAAGGACACGTTTATGCCGGGGTATACGCATTTGCAACGGGCTCAGCCGATTTCGTTTGCGCATCATTTGTTAGCTTATTTTGAAATGTTTAAGCGAGATTATAAGCGCTTTGAATTTGCACGTGAGATGGCAGACTCTATGCCGCTTGGATCTGGCGCATTAGCAACTACGACGTATCCATTAGATAGAAATTATACCGCGCAGTTGCTAGGTTTTAAGGAAGTTTGTCAAAACAGTTTAGACGGTGTATCGGACAGAGATTTTTGCTTAGACTTTTTGTATGCCTGTGCCAATATGGCAATGCACCTGAGTCGATTTAGCGAAGAGCTAATAATCTTTAATTCGCATGAGTTTAAATTTATTGAGTTGGATGACGCCTATAGTACAGGAAGCTCGATTATGCCACAAAAGAAAAATCCTGATATTGCGGAGTTAGTAAGAGGCAAAAGTGGTCGTGTGTATGGAAATCTTGTCGCATTGCTAACTACATTAAAAGGGCTTCCGTTGGCGTATAATAAGGATATGCAAGAGGATAAGGAAGCCGTGTTTGATAGTCTCGATACTGTTAAGATGGCTTTGCCTATTTTTACAAAAATGCTAAGCACCATCACAGTAAACAAGGATCAGATGTATGACGCAGCGGCAGGCGGCTTTACCAACGCAACAGATGCTGCAGATTATTTGGTGAAGAAAGGTGTCGCTTTTAGAGATGCGCATCATATCATCGGAAAATTGGTGTTGATTTGTACAAACAGCGGATACACATTGGAGACGTTGCCTCTGTCAGAATATCAAAAAATATCAGAAATATTTGATAACGATATCTACGATGCCATTGCAATAAAAACTTGTGTATTAGACAGAAACGTGCTTGGTGGGCCGGCACCAGAGGCAGTTTCAACGCATCTTAAATTAGCTTGCGAAATGCTTGCAACAGAAAGAGGTATTTCACCAGTTGAAAATTAG
- a CDS encoding cation:dicarboxylate symporter family transporter — protein MNSAFFTQFLMISQYQTLIFIVALIALFVVMNQLQKKKISFSKRMLISTGLGLLLGIGIQAMSGFSDAPMEVTFVAETTKWYSLFGDGFMDLIRMLVIPLIVVSIIHVIINMKEGIQLGKLVRTTLIVTTIMVAISVVLGLVVGVAFGLGGGAVAEGTAKMRSVTNVVDMLLDLLPANPIEAMAETNIIALVIFSAFFGLGAKRMSKKYMDVVKPFFDLINALHKIIMSIAMTVIRWMPYAVIALLAKTIAQRGLASILEVGMFIIALYIAVAIMFCIQLVVLAIMGINPKAYVKKGLSVIILAFTSRSSVGCLPMTVETLTKQMGVNDGTASFVAGFGTTAGMQGCAGIFPAMLLVYIANLNGIALDLNFIMMSIIVVTLGSFGIAGIPGTSTMAASVALSGTGLGHLFPMVSPIIAVDPLIDMARTALNVSGAMVNAIIVDKTMGQINMETYNNMDLKKVVEEVA, from the coding sequence ATGAATTCAGCATTTTTTACACAATTTTTAATGATCAGTCAATATCAGACATTAATATTTATTGTTGCGCTAATTGCTTTATTTGTAGTAATGAATCAACTTCAAAAGAAAAAAATTAGTTTTTCTAAACGAATGTTGATTAGCACTGGTCTAGGTTTATTGCTTGGGATAGGCATTCAGGCAATGTCAGGCTTTAGTGATGCGCCAATGGAAGTAACCTTTGTTGCAGAAACTACAAAATGGTATAGCCTATTTGGCGATGGATTTATGGACTTAATTAGAATGTTAGTTATTCCGTTAATCGTGGTTTCTATCATTCATGTAATCATCAATATGAAAGAAGGTATTCAGCTTGGTAAATTAGTAAGAACAACGTTAATAGTAACAACGATAATGGTTGCTATTTCTGTAGTGTTAGGGCTAGTTGTTGGAGTTGCCTTTGGTTTGGGTGGTGGCGCAGTAGCAGAAGGTACTGCAAAAATGAGATCAGTTACAAATGTTGTGGATATGCTATTAGATTTATTACCTGCAAATCCAATCGAAGCAATGGCGGAAACAAATATAATCGCATTGGTTATCTTTTCGGCGTTCTTTGGGCTTGGGGCTAAGCGAATGTCCAAAAAATATATGGATGTTGTAAAGCCGTTTTTTGATTTAATAAATGCATTACACAAAATTATAATGAGTATTGCGATGACCGTTATTAGATGGATGCCTTATGCGGTTATAGCGTTGCTGGCAAAAACTATTGCTCAAAGAGGTTTGGCAAGTATTTTAGAAGTTGGAATGTTTATCATAGCGCTCTACATAGCTGTCGCTATAATGTTTTGTATTCAGTTGGTAGTATTGGCTATTATGGGTATAAATCCAAAAGCGTATGTAAAGAAAGGTTTGTCAGTAATCATCTTAGCGTTTACATCTAGGTCTAGCGTAGGATGTTTGCCTATGACAGTGGAAACACTCACAAAGCAAATGGGCGTCAACGATGGAACGGCCAGTTTTGTTGCAGGGTTTGGAACTACTGCAGGCATGCAAGGGTGCGCGGGTATTTTCCCTGCTATGTTGCTAGTATATATAGCGAATCTAAATGGAATCGCTCTTGATCTAAACTTTATCATGATGAGTATTATTGTTGTGACGTTAGGATCATTTGGAATTGCGGGAATTCCTGGTACATCTACCATGGCTGCCTCGGTTGCGCTCTCTGGAACAGGCTTGGGACATTTATTCCCAATGGTTAGCCCGATCATTGCTGTTGATCCTCTTATTGACATGGCAAGAACTGCTTTGAATGTTTCTGGTGCAATGGTAAATGCTATTATTGTAGATAAAACTATGGGTCAAATAAATATGGAAACATATAACAATATGGATTTAAAAAAAGTTGTTGAAGAAGTGGCCTAA
- a CDS encoding CoA-disulfide reductase: MKIVIIGGIAAGMSAAAKFRRLDKESEVVVYEKSSYVSFGACGLPYFVGDFFKNEEEMIVRTPQKYREAGIDVKERHEVLSVNTAKKTLQVKNLYTLEVFEDSYDKLVIATGATTIMPKIALIEHAYTLRTLSEGRVLRKKIREAKHVTIIGAGFIGLEVADAAKHLGKDVEVFQLEERVLTESFDKEITDILERELRSKGVKIHTNTAVEAILARGARIASVRTTENDTINTDIVVIATGVKPATQFLANSGIKMAKNGAIIVDKQGKTSAADVYAAGDCATIPHKLKEEAYIPLATGANKLGRVIGENLAGQDVEFAGTLGSSCLKVLDMEIAKTGLNEREAKELGINYAAVLVADKDHTSYYPGQSDIHVKLIYNKDTKAILGGQIIGKSGVVGRVNALAVAIYAGLTPSDLGMMDFCYAPPFARTWDVLNIVGNVVK; the protein is encoded by the coding sequence ATGAAAATAGTTATAATTGGCGGAATTGCTGCCGGGATGAGTGCGGCGGCTAAGTTTAGAAGATTAGATAAAGAGTCTGAAGTTGTAGTATATGAAAAATCAAGCTACGTATCATTTGGGGCTTGTGGATTGCCATATTTTGTGGGAGATTTCTTTAAAAATGAAGAAGAAATGATAGTGAGAACTCCTCAAAAGTATCGCGAAGCGGGAATTGATGTTAAGGAAAGACACGAAGTTTTAAGCGTAAATACAGCGAAGAAAACTTTGCAAGTAAAAAATCTATATACATTAGAAGTTTTTGAAGATAGCTATGACAAGTTGGTGATTGCAACGGGAGCTACAACGATTATGCCAAAGATTGCGTTAATCGAGCATGCCTATACGCTTAGAACTTTATCAGAAGGTAGAGTTTTACGTAAAAAAATACGAGAAGCAAAGCATGTTACTATAATAGGGGCAGGATTTATAGGTCTAGAGGTTGCAGATGCCGCGAAGCATTTGGGCAAAGATGTTGAAGTATTTCAACTTGAGGAGCGAGTTTTAACAGAGTCGTTTGACAAGGAAATTACTGATATATTGGAAAGAGAGCTTAGAAGCAAAGGTGTTAAGATTCATACAAACACCGCTGTTGAAGCTATCCTGGCAAGGGGCGCGCGAATTGCAAGTGTGAGAACTACTGAAAACGATACAATTAATACAGATATTGTAGTTATAGCGACAGGTGTTAAGCCTGCAACTCAGTTTCTTGCTAACTCAGGAATAAAAATGGCAAAAAATGGTGCTATCATAGTTGATAAGCAGGGCAAAACTTCTGCTGCAGATGTATATGCGGCAGGCGACTGTGCAACGATTCCTCATAAGTTAAAAGAAGAAGCTTATATACCTCTTGCTACTGGTGCGAATAAATTAGGTCGCGTAATTGGAGAAAACTTAGCAGGTCAAGATGTAGAATTCGCTGGAACGCTAGGCTCTAGCTGCTTAAAAGTTTTGGACATGGAGATCGCAAAGACAGGACTTAACGAGAGAGAAGCTAAGGAGTTGGGAATTAATTATGCGGCGGTATTGGTTGCAGATAAAGATCACACCAGCTACTATCCAGGTCAATCTGATATACATGTAAAATTGATATATAATAAGGATACCAAAGCTATACTTGGCGGCCAAATCATTGGAAAATCTGGCGTAGTGGGTCGTGTAAATGCACTAGCAGTTGCGATATATGCCGGGCTTACTCCTAGCGATCTTGGAATGATGGACTTTTGTTATGCGCCACCATTCGCTAGAACTTGGGATGTATTGAATATTGTAGGCAATGTAGTTAAATAA